A single genomic interval of Rhea pennata isolate bPtePen1 chromosome 5, bPtePen1.pri, whole genome shotgun sequence harbors:
- the RASSF10 gene encoding ras association domain-containing protein 10 — protein MEPEERKISVWICQEEKLVSGLSRRTTCSDVVRVLLEDSHHRRQRPAPPEPGGGMLSGPPHSYCIVEKWRGFERILPNKTKILRLWVAWGDEQENVRFVLVRSEASLPNAGPRSAEARVVLSKERPGPGLGAARASLALTQERQRRVVRKAFRKLAKINKKRQQPLARDASSAERMETLVHLVLSQDHTIRQQIQRLRELDREIDRYEAKIHLDRMKRHGVNYVQDTYLVGAGGAELQPQPEPGPEPGPGGEAPAAGCPEEEDGDYARKCEEVLRLQEQRAQQEELLEHLAAEIQEELNERWMKRRREELALAAGPGVAETDCDTTEVSGGGGELHLEHERVKTQLSTSLYIGLKLSTDLEAIKIDLDCTQRAWEDKERELQRLLETLGSLDVAEAAAERRGAAGGSAAGWVEQARALRKDRADSGEDSDTGLSSMHSQDSDSVPVCESLV, from the coding sequence ATGGAGCCGGAGGAGCGGAAGATCTCGGTGTGGATCTGCCAGGAGGAGAAGCTGGTCTCCGGGCTGTCCCGACGGACCACCTGCTCGGACGTGGTGCGGGTGCTGCTGGAGGACAGCCACCaccggcggcagcggccggcgccgcccgaGCCCGGCGGCGGGATGCTCTCGGGGCCGCCGCACTCCTACTGCATCGTGGAGAAGTGGCGCGGTTTCGAGCGGATCCTGCCCAACAAGACGAAGATCCTGAGGCTCTGGGTGGCGTGGGGGGACGAGCAGGAGAACGTGCGCTTCGTGCTGGTGCGCAGCGAGGCCTCGCTGCCCAACgcggggccgcgcagcgccgagGCGCGCGTGGTGCTCAGCAAGGAGCGCCCGGGCCCCGGCCTGGGGGCGGCCCGCGCCAGCCTGGCGCTCACGCAGGAGCGGCAGCGGCGGGTGGTGCGGAAAGCCTTCCGCAAGCTGGCCAAGATCAACAAGAAGCGGCAGCAGCCGCTGGCCCGGGACGCCTCGTCGGCGGAGAGGATGGAGACGCTGGTGCACCTGGTGCTGTCGCAGGACCACACCATCCGGCAGCAGATCCAGCGGCTCCGCGAGCTGGACCGCGAGATCGACCGGTACGAGGCCAAGATTCACCTGGACCGCATGAAGCGGCACGGCGTCAATTACGTGCAGGACACCTACCTGgtgggggccggcggcgcggagctgcAGCCCCAGCCCGAGCCGGGGCccgagccggggccgggcggggaggCCCCCGCCGCAGGCTGCCCCGAGGAGGAGGACGGGGATTACGCTAGGAAGTGCGAGGAGGTGCTGCGGCTGCAGGAGCAGCGGGCGCAGCAGGAGGAGCTGCTCGAGCACCTGGCCGCCGAGATCCAGGAGGAGCTCAACGAGCGCTGGATGAAGCGGCGGCGGGAAGAGCTGGCGCtggccgcggggcccggcgtGGCCGAGACGGACTGCGACACCACGgaggtgagcggcggcggcggcgagctgCACCTGGAGCACGAGCGGGTGAAGACCCAGCTGAGCACTAGCCTCTACATCGGGCTCAAGCTGAGCACAGACTTGGAGGCGATCAAGATCGACCTGGACTGCACGCAGCGGGCGTGGGAGGACAAGGagcgggagctgcagcgcctGCTGGAGACGCTGGGCAGCCTGGACgtggcggaggcggcggcggagcggcgcggggcggcggggggcagcgcggccggctGGGTGGAGCaggcgcgggcgctgcgcaAGGACCGCGCCGACAGCGGCGAGGACTCGGACACGGGGCTGAGCTCCATGCACAGCCAGGACTCCGACTCGGTGCCCGTCTGCGAGTCCCTCGTGTag